Proteins from a single region of Haloplanus sp. GDY1:
- a CDS encoding rhodanese-like domain-containing protein, whose amino-acid sequence MTVSRRTLLATAGVALGGVAGCLGGGGGGSAENLDGYESTTTDGQSVPLAPLSDVHEWYESDRARFADARSRAAYRQSHIEGAVWSPARYGQETDDPVADWSADTLVVTYCGCPHHLSSMRAAALIQAGYERVAAIDEGFWAWQDAGYPVAGGAPNLEPALHVVEGRTDPDFAGEWAWARHDPSGQREVTPIADDGSYALNVRFAGVAPTDSIRLTTPGYELSAPLGSLAGGVVGADGRLA is encoded by the coding sequence ATGACCGTCTCTCGACGAACCCTCCTCGCGACCGCGGGCGTGGCCCTCGGGGGCGTCGCCGGCTGTCTCGGCGGCGGTGGCGGCGGCAGTGCCGAGAACCTCGACGGCTACGAGTCCACGACGACCGACGGCCAGTCCGTGCCGCTCGCCCCCCTGAGCGACGTTCACGAGTGGTACGAATCGGACCGCGCCCGCTTCGCCGACGCGCGCTCGCGGGCCGCGTACCGGCAGTCACACATCGAGGGCGCGGTGTGGAGCCCCGCGCGCTACGGACAGGAGACCGACGACCCCGTGGCCGACTGGTCCGCGGACACGCTCGTCGTCACCTACTGTGGCTGTCCGCACCACCTCTCCTCGATGCGCGCGGCGGCGCTCATCCAGGCGGGCTACGAGCGGGTGGCCGCCATCGACGAGGGGTTCTGGGCGTGGCAGGACGCGGGCTATCCGGTCGCCGGCGGTGCGCCGAACCTGGAGCCGGCCCTCCACGTCGTCGAGGGGCGGACCGACCCCGACTTCGCCGGCGAGTGGGCGTGGGCTCGACACGACCCCTCCGGCCAGCGCGAGGTCACGCCCATCGCCGACGACGGCTCCTACGCGCTGAACGTCCGCTTCGCCGGCGTGGCGCCGACCGACTCGATCAGGCTCACCACGCCCGGGTACGAACTGTCGGCACCCCTCGGATCGCTCGCCGGGGGCGTCGTCGGCGCCGACGGCCGTCTCGCCTAG
- a CDS encoding HalOD1 output domain-containing protein, giving the protein MSARPTVLHVDDDRTMLDLSSDWASDEGLTWLTASDPAAALTLLSDNDVDCLVSDSLRTPDGDSFVDRATDADPDLPVVLFTATDRDAVAPDTRRVASGYVRKGTTDQFSALLERVSALVADQPSGHSAADGGDDWELVGHHDWDGAGTDLATTIVTAVEEHTERDVSTAAPLYESIDAEILESLLRRPEGEPRTGIRVRFPFAGHELAVASDGRILLRSATA; this is encoded by the coding sequence GTGTCCGCCCGTCCGACCGTCCTCCACGTCGACGACGACCGAACGATGCTCGACCTGTCGAGCGACTGGGCCAGCGACGAGGGGCTGACGTGGCTGACGGCGTCCGACCCCGCCGCCGCGCTCACGCTCCTGTCCGACAACGACGTCGACTGCCTCGTCAGCGACTCGCTTCGCACCCCCGACGGCGACTCGTTCGTCGACCGGGCGACCGACGCCGATCCGGACCTGCCCGTGGTGCTGTTCACCGCCACCGACCGCGACGCGGTCGCTCCCGACACCCGCCGGGTGGCCTCGGGGTACGTCCGGAAGGGGACGACCGACCAGTTCTCCGCGCTCCTCGAACGCGTCTCGGCGCTCGTCGCCGACCAGCCGTCGGGTCACTCCGCGGCCGACGGGGGCGACGACTGGGAACTCGTCGGCCACCACGACTGGGACGGCGCCGGGACCGACCTCGCGACGACCATCGTCACCGCCGTCGAGGAGCACACCGAACGGGACGTGTCGACGGCGGCGCCGCTGTACGAGAGCATCGACGCCGAGATTCTGGAGTCGCTCCTCCGCCGTCCGGAGGGCGAGCCACGAACCGGGATCCGGGTTCGCTTCCCCTTCGCCGGCCACGAACTCGCGGTGGCCAGCGACGGGCGGATCCTGCTGCGGTCGGCGACGGCATAG
- a CDS encoding molybdopterin biosynthesis protein produces MSDRRQFRDLESPAAAREAIGNLDLTPAPETVPLDEARGRVLAERIDAELDVPGFDRASVDGYAVRARDTFGADEADPVVLDRIGTVHAGVEPDVAVREGTCAEISTGAVMPPGADAVVMVERTDEVADGIAMRTSVAPGDRVMVAGADVAAGSRALGPGTLLTPREIGLLSALGVDEVPVRGTPTVGIVSTGDELVRPGGDLRSEAGQIYDVNSYTIAAGVEEAGGEAVLYPHAGDDYDEMERLLVEAAEECDLVLSSGSTSASAVDVIYRVIESEGELLLHGVSVKPGKPMLVGRLEDSAYVGLPGYPVSALTIFRTFVAPAIRSAAGLPDPQTATVEGRMAVRERYGEGRTRLMPVGLVETDDGTLVYPVDKGSGATTSLVEADGVVEVDADTDYLAEGETVTVQLFSPDVRPPTLLGVGEDDPALSRLLDRIERPRYLDVGSRQGRRRLRDGVPDVAVVSGPSDRDVDAVDLGGWTREWGLVVPAGNPRDVAGLADLIDRDLRFVNRATDSGLRASLDAELDRLADDRGVDRSDITDAVDGYDLTVKGFESPARKVLAGAADAGLGLRATADALDCGFVPLGTESVRVLANPERTGKAGVRALDRALDSALDDAVAELDGVDS; encoded by the coding sequence GTGAGCGACCGCCGACAGTTCCGCGACCTCGAATCGCCGGCGGCCGCCCGCGAGGCCATCGGGAACCTCGACCTGACGCCGGCCCCCGAGACGGTCCCGCTCGACGAGGCGCGGGGGCGCGTCCTCGCCGAGCGGATCGACGCCGAACTCGACGTGCCGGGGTTCGACCGCGCGAGCGTCGACGGCTACGCCGTCCGCGCCCGCGACACCTTCGGTGCCGACGAGGCCGACCCGGTCGTCCTCGATCGGATCGGCACCGTCCACGCCGGCGTCGAACCGGACGTGGCGGTGCGGGAGGGGACCTGTGCCGAGATCTCGACCGGCGCGGTGATGCCCCCCGGCGCCGACGCCGTCGTGATGGTCGAGCGCACGGACGAGGTCGCGGACGGGATCGCAATGCGCACCTCGGTCGCGCCGGGCGACCGCGTGATGGTCGCCGGCGCCGACGTCGCCGCCGGGTCGCGGGCGCTCGGTCCGGGGACCCTCCTCACGCCCCGCGAGATCGGCCTGCTGTCCGCGCTCGGCGTCGACGAGGTGCCCGTCCGCGGGACCCCCACGGTCGGCATCGTCTCGACGGGCGACGAACTCGTCCGGCCTGGCGGGGACCTCCGCAGCGAGGCCGGCCAGATCTACGACGTCAACTCCTACACCATCGCCGCGGGCGTCGAGGAGGCGGGCGGCGAGGCCGTCCTCTACCCCCACGCCGGCGACGACTACGACGAGATGGAGCGCCTGCTGGTCGAGGCCGCCGAGGAGTGCGACCTCGTCCTCTCCTCGGGGTCGACCTCCGCCAGCGCCGTCGACGTGATCTACCGCGTCATCGAGTCGGAGGGGGAGCTCCTCCTGCACGGCGTGTCGGTCAAGCCGGGCAAGCCCATGCTCGTCGGCCGGCTGGAGGACTCGGCGTACGTCGGCCTCCCCGGCTACCCCGTCTCCGCGCTCACCATCTTCCGTACCTTCGTCGCCCCGGCGATCCGGTCGGCCGCCGGCCTCCCCGACCCGCAAACGGCGACCGTCGAGGGCCGCATGGCCGTCCGCGAGCGCTACGGCGAGGGACGGACCCGGCTCATGCCCGTCGGCCTCGTGGAGACCGACGACGGCACGCTCGTCTACCCCGTCGACAAGGGGAGCGGCGCGACGACGAGCCTCGTCGAGGCCGACGGCGTCGTCGAGGTGGACGCCGACACCGACTACCTCGCCGAGGGCGAGACGGTGACGGTGCAACTGTTCTCGCCGGACGTGCGCCCTCCCACCCTGCTCGGCGTCGGCGAGGACGACCCCGCGCTCTCGCGCCTGCTCGACCGGATCGAGCGCCCCCGCTATCTCGACGTGGGGAGCCGACAGGGGCGGCGGCGCCTGCGTGACGGCGTGCCCGACGTCGCCGTCGTCTCCGGACCCTCGGATCGCGACGTCGACGCCGTCGACCTGGGCGGCTGGACCCGCGAGTGGGGGCTCGTCGTCCCCGCCGGAAACCCCCGGGACGTGGCGGGGCTCGCGGACCTGATCGACCGCGACCTGCGCTTCGTCAACCGGGCGACCGACTCCGGACTCCGGGCCAGCCTCGACGCCGAACTCGACCGCTTGGCCGACGACCGCGGCGTCGACCGCTCCGACATCACCGACGCCGTCGACGGCTACGACCTGACGGTCAAGGGCTTCGAGAGCCCGGCGCGGAAGGTGCTCGCGGGCGCGGCCGACGCCGGTCTGGGCCTCCGAGCGACGGCCGACGCGCTCGATTGCGGGTTCGTCCCCCTCGGCACCGAGTCCGTGCGCGTCCTCGCGAACCCCGAGCGGACCGGGAAGGCGGGCGTCCGGGCGCTCGACCGGGCGCTCGACTCGGCTCTCGACGACGCCGTCGCCGAGCTCGACGGGGTCGACAGCTGA
- the carA gene encoding glutamine-hydrolyzing carbamoyl-phosphate synthase small subunit has translation MSDAYLALEDGRVVEARGRVPGRTRGELVFTTAYTGYEESLTDPSYEEQVLTFSYPLIGNYGVREERFESDRVHPRAAIAREFTEEVVEWLDEEDTPAIDHLDTRDLVTSIREEGAMKCGIAVGPDATPEDAKAELDACKGMSEHTDIGAQVSVDDPVVYEGGSAATVALIDCGAKGSITESLLERDATVHVLPYDATPADVAAVDPDLLFVSNGPGDPENFGAAEALVDEYLGDLPIAGICLGQQVVANALGGSTEKMSFGHRGVNQPVRDLESGRVVMTTQNHGYTVGDPGDRLNVTQVNVNDGTAEGLENEDLGVITRQYHPEANPGPHDSLDFFDDVLDLVSTDAPVATSD, from the coding sequence ATGTCGGACGCCTACCTTGCCCTGGAGGACGGCCGCGTCGTCGAAGCGCGTGGCCGCGTTCCGGGTCGGACGCGTGGCGAACTGGTCTTCACGACCGCGTACACCGGATACGAGGAGAGCCTGACCGATCCCTCCTACGAGGAGCAGGTCCTCACCTTCTCGTACCCGCTCATCGGCAACTACGGCGTCCGAGAGGAGCGATTCGAGTCCGACCGGGTCCACCCGCGTGCCGCCATCGCCCGCGAGTTCACCGAGGAGGTCGTCGAGTGGCTGGACGAGGAGGACACCCCAGCCATCGACCACCTCGACACCCGTGACCTCGTCACCTCCATCCGCGAGGAGGGGGCGATGAAGTGTGGCATCGCGGTCGGCCCCGACGCGACCCCCGAGGACGCGAAGGCGGAACTCGACGCCTGCAAGGGCATGAGCGAGCACACGGACATCGGCGCGCAGGTCAGCGTCGACGACCCCGTCGTCTACGAGGGCGGGTCGGCCGCGACGGTAGCCCTGATCGACTGCGGCGCCAAGGGCTCGATCACCGAGTCCCTGCTGGAGCGGGACGCCACCGTTCACGTCCTGCCCTACGACGCCACCCCCGCGGACGTCGCGGCCGTCGACCCGGACCTCCTGTTCGTCTCGAACGGTCCCGGCGACCCCGAGAACTTCGGGGCCGCCGAGGCGCTGGTCGACGAGTACCTCGGCGACCTGCCCATCGCGGGCATCTGCCTCGGGCAGCAGGTGGTCGCCAACGCCCTCGGCGGCAGCACCGAGAAGATGTCCTTCGGCCACCGAGGCGTCAACCAGCCGGTCCGCGACCTGGAGTCCGGCCGCGTCGTCATGACCACCCAGAACCACGGCTACACCGTCGGCGACCCGGGCGACCGCCTGAACGTGACGCAGGTGAACGTCAACGACGGCACCGCGGAGGGCCTCGAAAACGAGGACCTCGGCGTCATCACCCGTCAGTACCACCCCGAGGCCAACCCCGGCCCGCACGACTCGCTCGACTTCTTCGACGACGTGCTCGACCTGGTGTCGACGGACGCGCCCGTCGCCACCTCGGACTAG
- a CDS encoding HAD family hydrolase yields MVDTAYDFWLFDLDGTLVDVDWTYVRGTFDEVGDRLGHRFSDETAYALWHGIGDERRRLRESAGVSVERFWEVFDEVDDPRARAEATYLYDDAALLSDYDGPLGIVTHCPEPVTGVVLDHLDIRDWFETVVCCSPDVGMKPNPDPVRTAMGGLGATAADGGALVGDSAVDVGAAWNVDLDAIHIERHGHGRRGHCILCDRRIESIRELRGLSRPVA; encoded by the coding sequence ATGGTCGACACCGCCTACGACTTCTGGCTGTTCGACCTCGACGGGACGCTCGTGGACGTGGACTGGACGTACGTGCGAGGGACGTTCGACGAGGTCGGCGACCGTCTCGGTCACCGATTCTCCGACGAGACCGCCTACGCCCTGTGGCACGGGATCGGCGACGAGCGACGGCGGCTCCGCGAGTCGGCGGGCGTGAGCGTCGAGCGGTTCTGGGAGGTGTTCGACGAGGTGGACGATCCCCGGGCGCGAGCGGAGGCGACGTACCTCTACGACGACGCCGCCCTCCTGAGCGACTACGACGGACCGCTCGGCATCGTGACGCACTGTCCGGAGCCGGTCACGGGGGTCGTCCTGGACCACCTCGACATCCGCGACTGGTTCGAGACGGTCGTCTGCTGTTCCCCGGACGTCGGGATGAAGCCGAACCCCGATCCGGTGCGAACGGCGATGGGGGGCCTCGGAGCCACCGCCGCGGACGGCGGCGCGCTGGTCGGCGACAGCGCGGTCGACGTCGGGGCCGCCTGGAACGTCGACCTGGACGCGATCCACATCGAACGACACGGCCACGGGCGGCGCGGCCACTGTATCCTCTGCGATCGGCGGATCGAGAGCATCAGGGAACTGCGCGGGCTCAGTCGGCCCGTCGCCTGA
- a CDS encoding DUF5778 family protein, with product MSDAVDDDLYRRTKALLEPGDIDLAGAIVHTDLTGSEDLEMHELTVDLNEVIAAHAGKGETYIYAGNDDTDFSSNQFQGLTVDDDAFVWECQQLLRDGTFDIVFYYEADVDQEALVADIRDRGYEVTSVVLEDDA from the coding sequence ATGAGCGACGCAGTCGACGACGACCTCTACCGGCGGACGAAGGCGCTCCTGGAGCCCGGCGACATCGACCTCGCGGGCGCCATCGTCCACACCGACCTCACGGGGTCGGAGGACCTGGAGATGCACGAACTCACGGTCGACCTCAACGAGGTCATCGCCGCCCACGCCGGCAAGGGCGAGACGTACATCTACGCCGGCAACGACGACACGGACTTCTCCTCGAACCAGTTCCAGGGCCTGACCGTCGACGACGACGCGTTCGTCTGGGAGTGCCAGCAGCTCCTCCGGGACGGCACCTTCGACATCGTGTTCTACTACGAGGCGGACGTGGACCAGGAGGCGCTGGTGGCGGACATCCGCGACCGCGGGTACGAGGTGACGAGCGTCGTGCTGGAGGACGACGCCTAG
- a CDS encoding 4a-hydroxytetrahydrobiopterin dehydratase: protein MPNRLDDDEIDRQLPDSWERDGDEIVRVYPFDDYLDGVTFATRVAEVADEEFHHPEITIRYDEVEVRLTSHEAGGITDTDLRLAGLFDAER, encoded by the coding sequence ATGCCGAACCGGCTCGACGACGACGAGATCGACCGACAGCTTCCGGACAGTTGGGAGCGAGACGGTGACGAGATCGTCCGCGTCTACCCCTTCGACGACTACCTCGACGGCGTCACCTTCGCCACCCGGGTCGCGGAGGTGGCCGACGAGGAGTTCCACCACCCCGAGATCACGATCCGATACGACGAGGTGGAGGTGCGACTGACCAGCCACGAGGCGGGCGGGATCACCGACACCGACCTCCGTCTCGCGGGCCTGTTCGACGCCGAGCGATAG
- the hemA gene encoding glutamyl-tRNA reductase encodes MTTGVISGVTVSHRRATVDEIESAADDDESTAVRDLLASDGVDEAFALQTCNRAEAYVVTEDAAAGRAALAAFAPEVRDGAVRELDHEASLRHLMRVAAGLESLVLGEDQIIGQLRTAFETARGVGGIGPVLDPAITKALHVGERARTETTINEGVVSLGSAAVELATRERDLDGTTALVVGAGEMGRLAAQAFDDTGVSELVVANRTIPHATHLAEEVETAATGVGLDRAAAAAERADVLVTATDSPRYVLDRSALADAGETLVIDLAQPRDVDPAVADVDGVEAFDIDSLEAITDETRERRREAAETVERMIDEEFDRLIDSFKRRQADEAISAMYESAEMVKERELHTALSRLESQGGLTDEQRETVASLADALVGQLLAAPTESLRDAAAEDDWTTIQTALGLFDPEFGGDRSAPPSAETPREGMDEDIPQHVLDGLREE; translated from the coding sequence GTGACGACGGGCGTCATCAGCGGGGTGACGGTGTCCCACCGGCGTGCGACGGTCGACGAGATCGAGTCCGCAGCCGACGACGACGAGTCGACCGCCGTCCGCGACCTGCTGGCGAGCGACGGCGTCGACGAGGCGTTCGCGCTCCAGACCTGCAACCGCGCCGAGGCGTACGTCGTGACGGAGGACGCGGCGGCCGGGCGCGCCGCCCTCGCGGCGTTCGCGCCCGAGGTTCGCGACGGCGCCGTCAGGGAACTGGACCACGAGGCCAGCCTCCGTCACCTGATGCGCGTCGCGGCGGGGCTGGAGTCGCTCGTCCTCGGCGAGGACCAGATCATCGGCCAGCTCCGTACGGCGTTCGAGACGGCCCGGGGCGTCGGCGGCATCGGTCCGGTCCTCGATCCGGCGATCACGAAGGCCCTGCACGTCGGCGAGCGGGCGCGAACCGAGACGACGATCAACGAGGGCGTGGTGTCGCTGGGGAGCGCGGCGGTCGAACTCGCGACCCGCGAGCGCGACCTGGACGGGACGACGGCCCTGGTCGTCGGCGCCGGCGAGATGGGTCGGCTGGCGGCCCAGGCGTTCGACGACACGGGCGTGTCGGAACTCGTGGTCGCCAACCGGACGATACCCCACGCCACCCACCTCGCCGAGGAGGTGGAGACGGCGGCGACGGGCGTCGGCCTCGACCGGGCGGCCGCCGCCGCCGAGCGGGCCGACGTCCTCGTCACCGCCACCGACAGTCCGAGGTACGTCCTCGACCGCTCGGCGCTCGCCGACGCCGGGGAGACGCTCGTCATCGACCTCGCGCAGCCGCGCGACGTCGACCCGGCGGTCGCCGACGTCGACGGCGTCGAGGCCTTCGACATCGACTCGCTGGAGGCCATCACCGACGAGACGCGGGAGCGGCGTCGGGAGGCCGCCGAGACGGTCGAGCGGATGATCGACGAGGAGTTCGACCGCCTGATCGACTCGTTCAAGCGACGACAGGCCGACGAGGCCATCAGCGCGATGTACGAGAGCGCCGAGATGGTCAAGGAGCGGGAACTCCACACCGCGCTGTCGCGGCTGGAGTCCCAGGGCGGGTTGACCGACGAGCAACGCGAGACGGTCGCCTCGTTGGCCGACGCGCTCGTCGGCCAGTTGCTCGCCGCGCCGACCGAGAGCCTCCGGGACGCCGCCGCCGAGGACGACTGGACGACCATCCAGACCGCCCTCGGCCTGTTCGACCCCGAGTTCGGCGGCGACCGCTCGGCGCCGCCCAGCGCCGAGACGCCCCGCGAGGGGATGGACGAGGACATCCCCCAGCACGTCCTCGACGGCCTGCGCGAGGAGTAG
- the glp gene encoding gephyrin-like molybdotransferase Glp gives MSHDDLERAGFKDRTRVAEALETVLASVSGHDRTDRVALGRADGRTLAETVTAPAPVPGYDRAAMDGYAVRAEDTFGASDRSPTVLREGDGAVAPGEAVRVHTGSDLPDGADAVVMIERTELVGDEVEVFDAVAEGENVGDVGEDVAEGETLYEPGHRIRPSDLGLLKSVGVERVEVYDPPTVGVIPTGEELVQRDPDPGEVIETNGLTVSRLADRWGAIPTYRNVVDDDPNAIRAAIQRDLAKDVVVTTGGSSVGERDYTPEVVDDLGEVLVHGVALKPGHPVALGVVEDTPVIMLPGYPVACIVNAVQFLRPVLKTVGNMPVPDHPTVEAELSRKVSSEPGTRTFARVRLTESEDGTVAEPTRASGSGVLSSVALADGWVVVPEGREGYDAGETVAVENWEWSA, from the coding sequence GGGATTCAAGGACCGAACCCGCGTCGCCGAGGCCTTAGAGACCGTGCTCGCGTCGGTCTCGGGCCACGACCGAACCGACCGGGTGGCGCTCGGCCGGGCCGACGGCCGCACGCTCGCCGAGACGGTGACCGCGCCGGCGCCCGTCCCGGGCTACGACCGCGCGGCGATGGACGGCTACGCCGTCCGCGCGGAGGACACCTTCGGCGCCAGCGACCGGTCCCCGACGGTCCTCCGCGAGGGCGACGGCGCCGTCGCCCCGGGCGAGGCCGTCCGCGTCCACACCGGCAGCGACCTGCCCGACGGCGCCGACGCCGTCGTGATGATCGAGCGGACGGAACTCGTCGGCGACGAGGTGGAGGTGTTCGACGCCGTCGCCGAGGGCGAGAACGTCGGCGACGTCGGCGAGGACGTCGCCGAGGGCGAGACGCTCTACGAACCCGGCCACCGGATCCGCCCCTCCGACCTCGGCCTCCTGAAGTCCGTCGGCGTCGAACGGGTCGAGGTGTACGACCCGCCGACGGTCGGCGTGATTCCGACGGGCGAGGAACTCGTCCAGCGGGACCCCGACCCGGGCGAGGTGATCGAGACGAACGGCCTCACCGTCTCCCGACTGGCCGACCGCTGGGGGGCGATCCCCACCTACCGGAACGTCGTCGACGACGACCCCAACGCCATCCGCGCCGCGATCCAGCGCGACCTGGCGAAAGACGTCGTCGTCACCACCGGCGGGTCGTCGGTCGGCGAGCGCGACTACACGCCCGAGGTGGTCGACGACCTGGGCGAGGTGCTCGTCCACGGCGTCGCCCTCAAACCCGGACACCCGGTCGCCCTCGGCGTCGTCGAGGACACGCCCGTGATCATGCTCCCGGGCTACCCCGTCGCCTGCATCGTCAACGCCGTTCAGTTCCTCCGCCCCGTCCTCAAGACCGTCGGCAACATGCCCGTCCCCGACCACCCGACCGTCGAGGCCGAACTGTCACGGAAGGTGTCGAGCGAACCCGGCACCCGGACCTTCGCCCGGGTGCGCCTGACCGAGAGCGAGGACGGAACCGTCGCCGAACCCACCCGCGCCAGCGGGTCGGGCGTCCTCTCCAGCGTCGCCCTCGCGGACGGCTGGGTCGTCGTCCCCGAGGGTCGGGAGGGGTACGACGCCGGGGAGACCGTCGCGGTCGAGAACTGGGAGTGGTCGGCGTGA
- the lwrS gene encoding LWR-salt protein, with the protein MDAAYVFRVTFRLDPTDVTADPDTFETVVTSPAADPGTEGWLFFRDALWRGEVSDEGHLRDLAEDWLSVPVTDVTFSELRTDEAYLDALRAAVADDPAFDDPPREVLHAHLGSSVRVTD; encoded by the coding sequence ATGGACGCCGCCTACGTCTTCCGGGTGACGTTCCGCCTCGATCCGACGGACGTGACGGCCGACCCGGACACGTTCGAGACGGTGGTCACCAGCCCCGCCGCCGACCCCGGGACCGAAGGCTGGCTGTTCTTCCGCGACGCGCTGTGGCGCGGCGAGGTGAGCGACGAGGGACACCTCCGCGACCTGGCCGAGGACTGGCTCTCGGTGCCCGTCACGGACGTGACGTTCAGCGAACTCCGAACCGACGAGGCGTACCTCGACGCCCTCCGGGCGGCCGTCGCGGACGACCCGGCGTTCGACGACCCGCCGCGCGAGGTCCTGCACGCACACCTGGGTAGCTCCGTCCGCGTGACCGACTGA
- a CDS encoding Lrp/AsnC family transcriptional regulator, with protein sequence MDELDRRILSILRRDSRTPYTEIADRVGTSEGTVRNRVERLIDEGVIERFTVATRTGNVKAMIEVSVAVDVDTTGVSDRMAEWDEVDFVWQVSGEKDIVMVVDAADTRAVNELITKARDLDEVQNTKTRLILDERLG encoded by the coding sequence ATGGACGAACTGGACCGCCGGATTCTGTCGATCCTCCGACGGGATTCGCGGACCCCCTACACCGAGATCGCGGATCGGGTGGGCACCTCCGAGGGGACGGTCCGCAACCGCGTCGAGCGACTGATCGACGAGGGGGTGATCGAGCGGTTCACCGTGGCGACGCGCACCGGCAACGTAAAGGCGATGATCGAGGTGTCCGTCGCGGTGGACGTCGACACCACCGGCGTCTCCGACCGGATGGCGGAGTGGGACGAGGTGGACTTCGTCTGGCAGGTGTCCGGCGAGAAGGACATCGTCATGGTGGTCGACGCCGCGGACACGCGCGCCGTCAACGAACTCATCACGAAGGCGCGGGACTTGGACGAGGTGCAGAACACGAAGACGCGGCTGATCCTGGACGAGCGGCTGGGATGA
- a CDS encoding MFS transporter produces MGVPGGATARPVVERPRRGVATVVFVVFLDLVGFGVVIPILPYYVRSFGVGDVFIGLLAATYSLTQFLAAPVLGRYSDRWGRRPVVVLSLAGSVVAWTVFGLADLAGDARGAAVGVATLFVARALAGAMGGNIAAAQAYVADVTPPERRASALGLVGASFSLGFIFGPAIGGALASERAVRAASTLPIPASRFSLPAFGAAAMSLAALAVALVALEEPDRHRAAAERTTLVGSFATALRDPALRGLVLAFFLVSVAFAGVQVMFIPFVADAPAYRFDASAAALLLTYVGVLGALNQGVLVGRLAERVGSARLAVGGAALLLVALAALPFAPDLGAALPAPGGPAWLTREVVALLAVLAVLSLGNGLLNPSLAALVSAGSGADRQGTAFGVTQGAGSLGRTVGPPVAAALYALAYWSPFVAGAAVVLPVIGLLVGVARREVGDGA; encoded by the coding sequence ATGGGTGTCCCCGGCGGCGCGACGGCACGGCCGGTCGTCGAGCGTCCCCGGCGGGGCGTCGCCACCGTGGTGTTCGTCGTCTTTCTGGACCTGGTCGGCTTCGGGGTCGTCATCCCGATCCTCCCCTACTACGTCCGGAGCTTCGGCGTCGGCGACGTCTTCATCGGCCTGCTGGCGGCGACGTACTCCCTGACGCAGTTTCTCGCCGCGCCCGTCCTCGGTCGGTACTCCGACCGCTGGGGGCGGCGGCCGGTGGTCGTCCTCTCGCTCGCCGGGAGCGTCGTCGCGTGGACCGTCTTCGGCCTCGCGGACCTGGCCGGCGACGCCCGCGGGGCCGCCGTCGGCGTCGCCACGCTCTTCGTCGCGCGGGCGCTCGCCGGGGCGATGGGGGGCAACATCGCCGCCGCGCAGGCCTACGTCGCGGACGTGACGCCGCCGGAGCGGCGGGCGAGCGCGCTGGGCCTCGTCGGCGCCTCGTTCAGCCTCGGGTTCATCTTCGGCCCCGCCATCGGCGGCGCGCTGGCGAGCGAGCGGGCGGTGCGGGCGGCGTCGACCCTCCCGATTCCGGCGAGTCGGTTCTCCCTCCCGGCGTTCGGCGCGGCGGCGATGAGCCTCGCCGCGCTCGCCGTCGCGCTGGTCGCCCTGGAGGAACCCGACCGCCACCGGGCGGCCGCCGAGCGGACGACGCTCGTCGGGTCGTTCGCGACGGCGCTTCGCGACCCGGCGCTCCGTGGCCTCGTCCTCGCCTTCTTCCTCGTCTCCGTCGCCTTCGCGGGCGTACAGGTGATGTTCATTCCCTTCGTCGCCGACGCGCCGGCCTACCGGTTCGACGCCTCCGCCGCCGCCCTCTTACTCACGTACGTCGGCGTCCTCGGCGCGCTCAACCAGGGGGTGCTGGTCGGCCGCCTCGCCGAGCGGGTCGGGTCGGCACGGCTGGCCGTCGGCGGCGCGGCGCTACTGCTCGTCGCCCTCGCCGCCCTCCCGTTCGCGCCGGACCTCGGGGCCGCCCTCCCCGCGCCGGGCGGGCCGGCGTGGCTCACCCGCGAGGTGGTGGCGCTGCTCGCCGTGCTCGCCGTGCTCTCGCTCGGCAACGGCCTCCTGAACCCGTCGCTGGCGGCGCTGGTGTCGGCGGGGTCGGGCGCCGACCGGCAGGGGACCGCCTTCGGCGTCACGCAGGGGGCGGGGAGCCTGGGTCGCACCGTCGGCCCGCCCGTCGCGGCCGCGCTGTACGCGCTCGCCTACTGGTCGCCGTTCGTCGCGGGGGCGGCGGTCGTCCTGCCGGTGATCGGATTGCTGGTCGGGGTGGCGCGGCGAGAAGTCGGAGACGGCGCCTAG